From a region of the Halanaerobium hydrogeniformans genome:
- a CDS encoding nitroreductase family protein — MAGNNIEEKLYQSIFKRKSIRKYSQEPLEMHKLNQIRDFLASRSGLYSNIDVESKIVSEDKISSLLPIKAPHYLVFFSEEKDGYLQNAGFILQHLDLYLSLIGLGSCWFGLAKAKKEIAEQSQLSYVITLAFGAAEEKLYRENKAEFQRKELQELRDKDIHDELIEAARLAPSATNNQPWYFKVSQNRIDLYLEKPNLLKKIFYQKMNQIDIGIAAAHLKLAATHYNKDDKFLFNCPKADQLVDYLYQFSLKVN; from the coding sequence ATGGCAGGAAATAATATAGAAGAAAAACTTTATCAGAGTATTTTTAAGAGAAAATCGATTAGAAAGTACAGCCAGGAGCCTTTAGAAATGCATAAATTGAATCAGATCAGAGATTTTTTAGCCAGCAGATCAGGACTCTATTCAAACATAGATGTAGAGAGCAAAATTGTTTCCGAAGATAAAATCAGCAGTCTGCTGCCGATCAAAGCTCCCCATTATCTTGTCTTTTTTTCTGAAGAAAAAGACGGGTATTTGCAAAATGCCGGTTTTATACTTCAGCATTTAGATCTTTATCTTTCTTTAATTGGTCTTGGTAGCTGCTGGTTTGGACTTGCTAAAGCAAAAAAAGAAATAGCTGAGCAGTCTCAGCTCAGCTATGTAATAACTCTAGCCTTTGGTGCGGCTGAAGAAAAGCTTTATAGAGAAAATAAAGCAGAATTCCAACGCAAAGAGCTTCAAGAGTTAAGAGATAAAGATATTCATGATGAGCTGATTGAAGCTGCCAGGCTTGCACCTTCAGCAACCAATAATCAGCCCTGGTATTTTAAAGTCTCTCAAAATAGGATAGATCTTTATTTAGAAAAGCCTAACCTTTTAAAAAAGATATTTTATCAAAAAATGAATCAAATTGATATAGGTATTGCAGCAGCTCACTTAAAGTTAGCTGCCACTCACTATAATAAAGATGATAAATTTTTATTCAACTGTCCAAAAGCAGATCAATTAGTTGATTATCTTTATCAATTTTCTTTAAAAGTTAATTAA
- the mgtE gene encoding magnesium transporter has translation MSLYEEITHLIDKKKMTQLKARINQLNLVEIVELMRELEKNDQVIVFRLLNKDFAIEVFEKLDPNFQEDLINNFAEDEVIALMEDLQFDDRARLLDELPAKVAKRIMNSFSKKERDTIAELLGYAPETAGRIMNPNYVAFKKGITAEDALKQIRKMGIDQETIYSIYILDSKRKLEGVLSLRVLVIADPEEKIENIMYDNPVSVNTYTDQEEVARLLQHQDLLSVPVVDRENRLVGIITFDDAMDVLEEETTEDILNKAGFGSFGEDETDRSRVLISGSMMDVWKVRLPFLIITLIGGMLAGLVIEGFEASLEAIAALAIFIPVIMDMGGNVGTQSSTIFTRALVLGQINVRRFFQHWWREVKVGLSMGALLGLAAGIIAALWQQMPALGIVVGLSLTFTITIATALGFMIPYLLVKLGFDQAAGSDPIITTIKDITGLFIYFFLVNVFLGHLL, from the coding sequence ATGTCACTTTATGAAGAAATCACTCATCTCATTGATAAAAAGAAGATGACACAGCTGAAAGCAAGAATAAATCAGCTGAATTTAGTAGAAATAGTTGAACTGATGCGTGAATTAGAAAAAAATGATCAGGTCATTGTGTTTAGATTATTAAATAAAGACTTTGCAATTGAGGTATTTGAAAAATTAGACCCTAATTTCCAGGAAGATTTAATTAATAATTTTGCTGAAGATGAAGTTATTGCACTAATGGAAGATTTGCAGTTTGATGACCGGGCCAGACTATTAGATGAACTACCCGCGAAAGTTGCCAAAAGGATCATGAACTCTTTTAGCAAAAAAGAAAGAGACACAATAGCAGAACTTTTAGGATATGCTCCAGAAACAGCAGGTCGGATAATGAACCCCAATTATGTTGCCTTTAAAAAAGGAATAACAGCTGAAGATGCTTTAAAACAAATCAGAAAAATGGGGATCGATCAAGAAACTATATATTCGATCTATATCCTTGACAGCAAGAGAAAGCTTGAAGGTGTTCTTTCTTTAAGAGTTCTGGTAATAGCAGATCCCGAAGAAAAAATCGAAAATATAATGTATGATAATCCTGTTTCTGTAAATACCTATACTGATCAGGAAGAGGTTGCCCGACTTCTCCAGCACCAGGATCTTTTATCAGTTCCTGTAGTAGATAGAGAAAACAGGCTGGTTGGAATTATTACTTTTGATGATGCTATGGATGTACTTGAAGAAGAAACAACAGAGGATATTTTAAATAAAGCTGGTTTTGGTAGTTTTGGTGAAGATGAAACAGACCGGAGTAGAGTATTGATTTCAGGTTCAATGATGGATGTCTGGAAGGTTCGGCTCCCGTTTTTAATTATCACCTTAATCGGTGGTATGCTGGCCGGCCTGGTGATTGAAGGTTTTGAAGCAAGTTTAGAGGCAATTGCAGCCCTGGCAATTTTTATCCCTGTTATCATGGATATGGGTGGTAATGTTGGTACTCAGTCATCAACAATTTTTACTAGAGCCTTAGTTTTAGGCCAGATCAATGTCCGCAGGTTTTTTCAGCACTGGTGGCGTGAGGTAAAGGTAGGTTTAAGCATGGGCGCATTACTGGGCCTAGCAGCAGGAATAATTGCAGCCCTCTGGCAGCAGATGCCTGCTCTTGGTATTGTTGTAGGGCTTTCTTTAACCTTTACAATTACTATTGCTACTGCACTCGGATTCATGATCCCCTATTTACTGGTTAAATTAGGTTTTGATCAGGCAGCAGGTTCTGACCCGATTATCACAACCATTAAAGATATTACCGGCCTATTTATTTACTTCTTTTTGGTAAATGTATTTTTAGGCCATCTGCTTTAA
- a CDS encoding aldo/keto reductase: MLKEKKLITGDKIPEIGFGTWDIAEEDVGRAVEMALEAGYNHIDTAEGYKNEEGIGRAIKDYDREKLYLTSKVLPKNLYYDQLLEAAERSINKLGVDYLDLYLIHWPNPAVSLRESLAAMNKLYQKGLVKSIGVSNFSIYQLMFALKITDVPIAVNQVEFHPYYYQKELLEFCKNNDIVVTASAPLARTKVLKDELIKSLAQKYDKSAAQIVLKWELAKGVVPLPKSTSAEHIKANLELYGWEIEQDDLEKIDQLEQQKKVYMISLDSETYGINA, encoded by the coding sequence ATGCTTAAAGAAAAAAAATTAATAACAGGTGATAAAATACCAGAGATAGGATTTGGAACCTGGGATATAGCAGAAGAAGATGTTGGTAGAGCAGTTGAGATGGCTCTTGAAGCTGGCTATAATCATATAGATACAGCTGAAGGCTATAAAAATGAGGAGGGAATTGGCAGAGCAATTAAAGATTATGATCGCGAAAAATTATATTTAACCTCAAAGGTTCTGCCTAAAAACCTCTATTATGATCAATTGCTTGAGGCTGCTGAAAGATCAATAAATAAATTAGGTGTTGATTATCTAGATCTCTATTTAATCCACTGGCCTAATCCGGCTGTTTCTTTAAGAGAAAGCCTGGCAGCTATGAATAAACTTTATCAAAAAGGGTTAGTAAAAAGCATTGGAGTCAGCAACTTTTCTATATACCAACTAATGTTTGCTTTAAAAATAACTGATGTTCCGATTGCTGTTAATCAGGTAGAATTCCACCCCTATTATTATCAAAAAGAATTACTGGAATTCTGCAAAAATAATGATATTGTTGTGACTGCTTCTGCACCTTTGGCCAGAACAAAGGTTTTAAAAGATGAGCTCATTAAAAGTCTGGCTCAAAAATATGATAAATCAGCTGCTCAGATAGTACTGAAATGGGAACTCGCTAAAGGAGTTGTTCCTTTACCTAAGTCTACTTCTGCAGAGCATATAAAAGCTAATCTTGAATTATATGGATGGGAGATTGAACAAGACGACCTTGAAAAAATTGATCAACTTGAACAGCAGAAAAAAGTATATATGATCAGTTTAGATAGTGAAACCTATGGTATTAATGCTTAA